A window of Roseovarius sp. THAF27 contains these coding sequences:
- a CDS encoding SRPBCC family protein — MKFVAHEDVEAPIEFVFDQVSDFAAIERSVLRRGAEVQRVDDLEETRPGMKWDAAFDLRGKRREMQLELTELDRPNGIVIASRSPNMGGQMVLDLVALSRSRTRINVKIDMTPRTLAAKLLVQSMKLAKGNLTKRFRQRVAGYAKDLEDRYKDVA, encoded by the coding sequence ATGAAATTCGTGGCCCACGAGGATGTAGAAGCCCCGATCGAGTTCGTGTTCGATCAGGTCAGTGATTTTGCCGCGATCGAGCGATCGGTCCTGCGGCGCGGTGCCGAGGTGCAGCGGGTCGACGACCTGGAGGAGACGCGGCCCGGCATGAAATGGGATGCGGCCTTCGACCTGCGCGGAAAACGGCGCGAGATGCAGCTGGAGCTGACCGAGCTGGACCGGCCCAACGGCATCGTCATTGCGTCGCGCTCGCCCAACATGGGCGGGCAGATGGTGCTGGACCTGGTTGCGCTGTCGCGCTCGCGCACGCGGATCAATGTCAAGATCGACATGACCCCCAGGACGCTGGCGGCCAAGCTGCTGGTCCAGTCGATGAAGCTGGCGAAGGGCAACCTGACGAAGCGGTTCCGCCAGCGTGTCGCGGGCTATGCCAAGGACCTTGAAGACCGATACAAGGACGTGGCTTGA
- a CDS encoding bifunctional 2',3'-cyclic-nucleotide 2'-phosphodiesterase/3'-nucleotidase, with translation MPSDLIWPHETSASAGDPNHPHVWLRLLETTDVHGHLMPYDYTRDTDTPGYGLARTATLVARARTEAHNSLLFDNGDFLQGSVLSDIVAAPDSGWTGPHPVIDAMNHMGYDAAALGNHEFNFGLDWLMRTLKDARFPVLCANARLSGPDEAPLRPPSVLLRREIRDSAGRTHPLRLGVLGLLPPQVTTWDHVHLQGRLVTRGIVETAMSEVPRLRAAGADIVVALVHSGIGSAVRRPEEAQADQEHAALALATVPGIDALLCGHSHQVFPDPSADTATTGVDHQAGTFAGVPAVMAGFRGSHLGVIDLCLVARDGGRWHVGAAHSRARPVRPGFHAAPVPPETGLVDRVRAAHRAALTHAARPIGHTTRPLRSYLSILRPGDTLRPVLDAKAAALRTALADTPHAHLPVLATSACFKTGGHGGPDHFIDIPPGPLTLGHAAELYPFPNTLVGLRLTGAEVADWLERAASCFQQVHPGLGDRPQPLWNPAFAGHSLDTVSELTYRIDLSQPPRYDPMGRLLNPEATRIRDLRHHGTPVAADAVFAMATNNFRAFGGGPFPKAGTDRIIHETRRKVRDYLVDRLRDTGVRYPAAPAYGWWLDGPCDATVLLATGPGIRAHPEEIAALSARDLGLCEKGFVQLAVPMTALAHLANPAATS, from the coding sequence ATGCCCTCCGACCTGATCTGGCCGCACGAGACCTCAGCGTCGGCAGGGGACCCCAACCACCCGCATGTCTGGCTCCGCCTGCTCGAAACGACCGATGTGCATGGCCATCTCATGCCCTACGACTACACCCGCGACACCGACACGCCCGGCTATGGCCTCGCCCGCACCGCGACGCTGGTCGCCCGCGCCCGGACCGAGGCGCACAACTCCCTGCTGTTCGACAATGGCGACTTCCTGCAAGGCTCGGTGCTCAGCGATATCGTGGCCGCCCCGGACAGCGGGTGGACCGGCCCGCACCCGGTCATCGACGCGATGAACCACATGGGCTACGACGCCGCCGCGCTTGGCAATCACGAGTTCAATTTCGGACTCGACTGGCTGATGCGCACGCTGAAGGACGCGCGCTTTCCGGTGCTGTGCGCCAATGCCCGGCTTTCGGGCCCGGACGAGGCGCCGCTGCGTCCGCCCTCGGTGCTGCTGCGGCGCGAGATCCGCGACTCCGCCGGTCGGACGCACCCGCTGCGGCTCGGGGTTCTGGGCCTTCTGCCGCCCCAGGTCACCACCTGGGACCACGTCCACCTGCAGGGCCGGCTCGTCACGCGCGGCATCGTCGAAACGGCGATGTCCGAAGTGCCCCGACTGCGCGCGGCGGGGGCCGACATCGTGGTGGCGCTGGTGCATTCCGGCATCGGCTCCGCCGTGCGCCGCCCCGAAGAGGCGCAGGCGGACCAGGAACACGCCGCCCTCGCACTTGCCACCGTGCCCGGCATCGACGCGCTTCTGTGCGGGCACAGCCATCAGGTCTTCCCCGACCCGTCCGCAGACACGGCGACGACGGGCGTCGATCATCAGGCGGGCACCTTTGCCGGCGTGCCCGCGGTGATGGCGGGCTTTCGCGGCTCGCATCTGGGCGTGATCGACCTCTGCCTCGTGGCGCGAGACGGCGGCCGCTGGCATGTCGGTGCGGCACACAGCCGCGCGCGCCCCGTCCGGCCCGGTTTTCACGCCGCGCCCGTGCCCCCAGAGACCGGGCTCGTGGATCGCGTGCGCGCCGCCCACCGGGCCGCGCTGACCCACGCGGCCCGCCCGATCGGGCACACGACCCGGCCGCTGCGCAGCTATCTGTCGATTCTGCGTCCCGGTGACACGCTCCGCCCCGTGCTCGACGCCAAGGCAGCGGCGCTTCGGACCGCCCTGGCCGACACGCCCCACGCGCATCTGCCGGTGCTGGCAACCTCGGCCTGCTTCAAGACCGGCGGGCATGGCGGCCCCGATCATTTCATCGACATTCCGCCCGGGCCGCTGACACTGGGCCACGCAGCAGAGCTCTATCCGTTTCCCAACACGCTGGTCGGACTGCGGCTGACCGGGGCCGAGGTCGCGGACTGGCTCGAGCGCGCCGCGTCCTGTTTCCAGCAGGTTCACCCCGGGCTTGGCGACAGGCCGCAACCGCTCTGGAACCCCGCCTTTGCCGGCCACAGCCTGGACACGGTGTCGGAACTGACCTACCGCATAGACCTGTCGCAACCGCCGCGCTACGACCCGATGGGCCGGCTGCTGAACCCCGAGGCCACGCGCATTCGCGACCTGCGCCACCACGGCACCCCCGTCGCCGCCGATGCCGTCTTCGCCATGGCCACGAACAATTTCCGGGCCTTCGGCGGCGGCCCCTTCCCCAAGGCCGGCACGGATCGCATCATCCACGAGACGCGGCGCAAGGTGCGGGACTACCTTGTCGACCGCTTGCGTGACACCGGCGTGCGGTACCCCGCGGCACCGGCCTATGGCTGGTGGCTCGACGGTCCCTGCGATGCGACCGTGCTCCTCGCGACCGGGCCGGGCATCCGGGCCCACCCCGAAGAGATCGCGGCCCTGTCGGCGCGGGATCTCGGGCTCTGCGAAAAGGGCTTCGTGCAGCTCGCTGTACCGATGACTGCCCTTGCACACCTTGCGAATCCCGCCGCGACGTCCTAG
- the nudC gene encoding NAD(+) diphosphatase: protein MRHAETVTFGGSALDRAAELRDKPDEIAAAARDVVLLWRGKPLVEGPGLDRLVRLPVDHSVLSLADPEAVLLGRQEDGRLIEARELVDWEPEDVDPDQMNSFVDVSEQRHPLMRETEVFAELRRVMTRLSPRDAELAATAKGVLHWHVSHRFCARCGAQSAPAQAGWQRVCASCGAHHFPRTDPVVIMLITHGNSVLMGRSPHWPAGMYSLLAGFVEPGETIEAAVRREVREEAGVRVGAVEYLASQPWAFPASLMFGCRGVALSREITIDPVEIEDAMWISREEMMQAFAGSHTVLSPARKGAIAQFLLRNWLADTL from the coding sequence ATGCGCCATGCTGAAACAGTGACCTTCGGCGGGTCGGCTCTGGACAGGGCCGCCGAGCTGCGGGACAAGCCCGACGAGATTGCCGCGGCCGCGCGCGACGTGGTGCTGCTGTGGCGCGGCAAGCCGCTGGTCGAGGGGCCGGGGCTGGACCGGCTGGTGAGGCTGCCGGTGGATCACTCGGTGCTGTCGCTGGCCGACCCCGAGGCCGTGTTGCTGGGACGGCAGGAAGACGGGCGGCTGATCGAGGCGCGGGAACTGGTCGACTGGGAGCCCGAGGACGTGGATCCCGACCAGATGAACAGCTTCGTGGATGTGAGCGAGCAGCGCCATCCGCTGATGCGCGAGACGGAGGTCTTTGCCGAACTGCGGCGGGTGATGACCCGGCTGAGCCCGCGCGACGCGGAACTGGCGGCCACGGCCAAGGGTGTGCTGCACTGGCATGTCAGTCACCGTTTCTGTGCCCGGTGCGGCGCGCAGAGCGCACCGGCGCAGGCTGGGTGGCAGCGGGTGTGCGCCTCTTGCGGCGCGCATCATTTTCCACGCACCGATCCGGTGGTGATCATGCTGATCACCCATGGCAACAGCGTGCTGATGGGGCGATCGCCGCACTGGCCGGCGGGCATGTATTCCCTGCTGGCGGGATTCGTGGAGCCGGGGGAGACCATCGAGGCCGCCGTGAGACGCGAAGTCCGGGAAGAGGCCGGCGTGCGCGTGGGCGCGGTCGAGTACCTGGCGAGCCAGCCCTGGGCCTTTCCGGCGTCGCTGATGTTCGGGTGCCGGGGCGTGGCGCTGAGCCGCGAGATCACCATCGACCCGGTCGAGATCGAGGACGCGATGTGGATCAGCCGGGAAGAGATGATGCAGGCCTTCGCCGGATCGCATACTGTGCTCAGCCCGGCGCGAAAAGGAGCGATTGCTCAATTTTTGCTGCGCAACTGGCTGGCGGATACGCTATAG
- a CDS encoding histidine kinase N-terminal 7TM domain-containing protein — protein MTCFERAFSSPVFLVAVAVIALAAFTMIWTLKSQDFNGKRFYALTFIGVMWALLCVGLEAASATYACNMQWATLAWLGHGLVTTSWCYFVFNYVGGADWVRTRRATALLLGVTLGIFAVVATNSWHQLVYTGDTMLPVGSEQIEYVHGPGFFTIIALLYTFVMATFVCLIRGFVRAKRSAWPLLSMLTAITLSPLVVNAAYVGLDFTFFSLDPTAFMFTLGVLAFSWMLVVSKTMDMAAVGKSVLFDTSSEPVVLIDRKRSIVLTNAAARKRGLGNGNTQMLRDLFAGHDDLATAADGSHLHIGRRAYEPRIQKVRNPLNPSAEILGWSVTLVDVTDRMAINTSLQEALRAADAANRAKDEFVSVVSHEMRTPLTSLKGGLALALSGHIGEMSDQMRALLEISHRNGIRLSRLIDQILLAQKMDIGALQLDEDAVDLDRLLADSIEENRIFATERKITLVKKSTVSHALVQGDAFAIRQIIDNLLSNAIKFSPENGTVEGAVHMTNGKLRLSIKDAGHGIPEGMEDRVFGRFGQVANQSQHSTQGSGLGLHISKRLACQMHGDLTYDSTLGVGTNFHLEFAAMAQNEDRLAG, from the coding sequence ATGACCTGCTTTGAAAGAGCATTCTCCAGCCCGGTCTTCCTGGTGGCCGTGGCGGTGATCGCACTTGCTGCCTTCACCATGATCTGGACCCTGAAATCGCAGGATTTCAACGGAAAGCGCTTCTACGCGCTCACCTTCATCGGTGTCATGTGGGCGCTTCTCTGCGTTGGTCTCGAGGCGGCGTCAGCGACGTATGCCTGCAATATGCAATGGGCGACGCTCGCGTGGCTGGGGCACGGATTGGTGACGACCTCGTGGTGCTACTTTGTCTTCAATTACGTCGGAGGCGCCGATTGGGTCCGCACGCGTCGCGCAACCGCGCTTCTGCTTGGCGTTACGCTGGGAATATTTGCCGTGGTCGCCACAAATTCGTGGCACCAGCTCGTCTATACCGGGGACACGATGCTTCCGGTCGGCAGCGAGCAGATCGAATACGTTCACGGGCCGGGCTTTTTCACGATCATCGCCTTGCTCTACACCTTCGTCATGGCCACCTTCGTTTGCCTGATAAGGGGGTTTGTCCGGGCCAAGCGGAGCGCCTGGCCACTGCTGAGCATGCTGACCGCCATCACCTTGTCGCCGCTGGTGGTGAACGCCGCCTATGTCGGTCTGGACTTCACCTTCTTCAGTCTCGATCCCACGGCCTTCATGTTCACGCTGGGCGTTCTGGCGTTCTCCTGGATGCTGGTGGTGAGCAAAACCATGGACATGGCCGCGGTCGGCAAGTCGGTCCTCTTCGACACGAGCAGCGAACCAGTCGTCCTGATCGACCGGAAGCGAAGCATCGTGTTGACGAATGCCGCGGCCCGCAAGCGCGGGCTGGGCAATGGCAACACCCAAATGCTGCGCGACCTTTTCGCGGGGCATGATGACCTGGCCACGGCCGCCGATGGCTCGCACCTGCACATTGGCCGCCGCGCTTACGAACCCCGGATACAGAAGGTCCGTAACCCCCTGAACCCATCCGCCGAAATCCTGGGATGGAGCGTGACCCTTGTCGACGTCACCGACCGCATGGCGATAAATACCTCGTTGCAGGAGGCCCTGAGGGCCGCCGACGCCGCCAATCGCGCCAAGGACGAGTTCGTCTCTGTGGTCAGCCACGAGATGCGCACGCCGCTGACGTCTCTGAAAGGCGGCCTTGCGCTCGCCCTTAGCGGACATATCGGCGAGATGAGCGACCAGATGCGCGCGCTGCTGGAAATTTCCCACCGCAACGGTATTCGCCTTTCGCGCCTGATCGACCAGATTCTCCTGGCGCAGAAGATGGACATCGGAGCGCTTCAGCTTGACGAAGACGCTGTCGATCTCGACAGGCTGCTCGCGGACAGCATCGAGGAAAACCGCATCTTCGCCACGGAGCGCAAGATAACGCTCGTGAAGAAGTCCACCGTTTCGCACGCGTTGGTCCAGGGCGATGCCTTCGCCATTCGCCAGATCATCGACAACCTTCTGTCCAACGCCATCAAGTTTTCGCCCGAGAACGGCACCGTGGAAGGCGCGGTGCATATGACCAATGGCAAGCTGCGCCTGTCGATCAAGGATGCCGGCCACGGCATCCCCGAGGGGATGGAAGACCGCGTTTTCGGGCGCTTCGGACAGGTCGCCAACCAGAGCCAGCATTCGACGCAAGGCTCGGGCCTGGGCTTGCACATTTCCAAACGGCTGGCCTGTCAGATGCATGGCGACCTGACCTATGACAGCACCCTGGGCGTCGGCACGAATTTTCATCTGGAGTTTGCCGCGATGGCACAGAATGAAGACCGATTGGCCGGCTAA